GCCGCCGAAGGCGGTTTCCGGGTAACGCTTGAGCGCCGGAAAGTACCAGTTGTTGTCGTAGTGCACCACCAGGGGCTTGTCGTTGGCGATCAACTCGGCGCCGAGGCTGACACCGAACAGGATCAGAAAAAGCCACAGCGACCACCAGCCACGCTTGTTGGCCTTGAACAGTTCGAAGCGGCGGCGATTGAGAGGGGACAGGTTCATCTCAATGCTCCCGGCTTTCGAAGTCGATTCGTGGATCGACAAAGGTATAGGTGAGGTCGCCGATCAGTTTCACCACTAACCCGAGCAAGGTGAAGATGAACAGCGTGCCAAAAACCACGGGGTAATCGCGGTTGATCGCCGCTTCGAAACTCATCAGGCCGAGTCCGTCGAGGGAGAAAATCACTTCCACCAGCAACGAACCGGTGAAGAAGATGCCGATGAACGCCGACGGGAAACCGGCAATCACCAGCAGCATGGCGTTGCGGAACACGTGGCCGTAGAGCACGCGATGGTTTGTCAGGCCCTTGGCCTTGGCGGTGACCACGTACTGTTTGTTGATTTCGTCGAGAAAGCTGTTCTTGGTCAGCAGGGTCATGGTCGCGAAGTTGCCGATCACCAGCGCAGTCACGGGAAGCGCCAGGTGCCAGAAGTAATCGAGGATCTTGCCGCCCATGCTCAGCTCATCGAAGTTGTTCGAGGTCAGCCCGCGCAACGGGAACCAGTCGAGATAACTGCCTCCGGCAAACACCACGATCAACAGGATGGCGAACAGAAACGCCGGGATCGCGTAGCCGACGATGATCGCCGAACTGGTCCAGACGTCGAAGTGGCTGCCGTGTCGCGTGGCCTTGGCGATCCCCAGCGGGATCGACACCAGGTACATGATCAGCGTGCTCCACAGCCCGAGGGAGATCGACACGGGCATCTTTTCCTTGATCAGGTCGATGACCTTGGCGTCGCGGAAAAAACTGTCACCGAAATCCAGGGCCGCATAGTTCTTGACCATGATCCACAAGCGTTCCGGCGCCGATTTGTCGAAGCCGTACATGTGCTCGATTTCCTTGATCAGCGCCGGATCCAGGCCCTGTGCGCCGCGATAGGCGGAACCGGCCACCGACACTTCGGCACCACCGCCGGCGATGCGGCTGGTGGCGCCCTCGAAGCCTTCGAGCTTGGCGATCATTTGTTCCACCGGCCCACCGGGAGCGGCCTGGATGATCACGAAGTTGATCAGCAAAATGCCGAACAATGTCGGAATGATCAGCAGCAGTCGCCGAAAAATATACGCCAGCATCTGATTACTCCGTGCCCGCAGGGTCGACTTGCAATTTGGTTTCGATCTCTATGGCCGGTTTGGCATCGGGCTTGATCCACCAGGTGTTGATGCCGATGTCATATTTGGGCGAGACCTCAGGATGGCCGATGTGGTTCCAGTAGGCCACGCGCCAGGTCTTGATGTGCCAGTTAGGGATCACGTAATAGCCCCATTGCAGAACTCGGTCCAGTGCACGGGCGTGGGCCACCAGGCTTTTGCGCGAATCGGCGTTTATCAGTTGCTCGACCAGTTGGTCCACCACCGGGTCTTTCAGGCCCATGGAGTTGCGGCTGCCGGGTTTGTCGGCGGCCGCAGTCATCCAGAACTCGCGCTGTTCGTTGCCCGGCGAGCTGGACTGCGGGAAGCTGCCGACGATCATGTCGAAGTCGCGTGAGCGCACGCGGTTGACGTACTGCGAGACGTCGACCCGGCGAATCACCAGGTCGATGCCCAGGTCACTCAGGTTGCGCTTGAACGGCAACAACACCCGTTCGAATTCGGTCTGGGCCAGCAGAAACTCAATGGTCACGGGTTTGCCGTTGGCATCGACCATCTTGTCATCGACGATGCGCCAGCCAGCCTCTTGCAGCAACTGATAGGCCTGGCGCTGCTGGGTGCGGATCATGCCGCTGCCGTCGGTCATCGGGTTCTGGAAGGCTTCGCTGAATACCTGTTCCGGAATCTTGCCGCGCAACGGATCGAGAATCGCCAGTTGGTCGGCATCCGGCAGGCCGGTGGCGGCCATTTCCGAGTTCTCGAAATAACTGCGGGTGCGCGCGTAGGCGCCGTTGAATAACTGTTTGTTGGTCCACTCGAAGTCCAGCAGCAGCGTCAGCGCCTGGCGCACACGTACGTCCTGGAATACCGGGCGCCGCAGGTTGAACACGAAACCCTGCATCCCGGTGGGGTTGCCGTTGGGGATCTGTTCCTTGATCAGCCGGCCTTCGGTCACTGCCGGGATGTTGTAGGCATTGGCCCAGTTCTTTGCGGTCATCTCCAGCCAGTAATCGAACTGCCCGGCCTTCAGCGCTTCGAGTGCCACGGTGTTGTCGCGGTAATAGTCGGTCAACATGACGTCGAAGTTGTAGAACCCGCGGTTGACCGGCAAGTCCTTGCCCCAGTAATCCTTCACCCGTTCATAGCGCACCGAGCGCCCGGCCTTTACTTCGGCGACTTTATAGGGGCCGCTGCCCAGCGGGATCTCCAGGTTGCCTTTGTTGAAGTCGCGGCTGGCCCACCAATGCTTGGGCAGCACCGGCAACTGGCCGAGGATCAGCGGCAATTCGCGGTTGTTGTTGTGTTTGAACTTGAACAGGACGGTGAGCGGATCTTCGGCGACCACGTCTTCGACGTCGCTGTAGTAGCCTCGGAACATCGGCGCGCCGTCCTTGATCAGCGTCTGGAAACTGAAGACCACGTCTTCGGCGCGGATTGGATGGCCGTCATGGAAACGTGCTTCGGGGCGCAGGTAAAAGCGCACCCAGGAATTGTCCGGGGCCTTTTCGATTTTTCCGGCGACCAGGCCGTATTCAGTGAATGGTTCATCCAGGCCTTGCTTGGCCAGGGTGTCGTAGATCAGGTTGATGTCGTCGGCGGCGACCCCTTTGCTGATGAACGGGTTCAGGCTGTCGAAGCCACCGAACCCGGCCTGACGGAATTTACCGCCCTTGGGTGCGTCCGGATTGACGTAGTCGAAGTGTTTGAAATCGGCCGGGTATTTCGGCGGCTCGTTGTACAGGGTCAGCGCATGTTGCGGCGCGGCACAGGCCAGCCCGGCGAACAGCAGGGCGCTGGCCTGCAGGAGCAGGGCACTTGCGGGTTTCATTGATCTTTCTCCGAAGACTTCAGCCACCACGCGCTCAAACCCAGGGTATAGGGCGGCGTGGTGACGAAGGCGAACCGATTGCGGTAGGCCAGGCGATGATAATTGAGGTACCAGTTGGGAATGATGTAGTGCTGCCACAGCAGTACCCGGTCGAGGGCCTTGCCGGCGGCGACTTGCTCGTCGCGACTCTTCGCCGCGAGCAGTTGTTCGAGCAGATGATCGACCACCGGGTTGGCGATGCCTGCGTAATTCTTGCTGCCTTTGACCCCGACCTGGCTGGAGTGGAAATACTGCCATTGTTCCAGGCCGGGACTGAGGGTCTGGTTGAGGGTCATCAGAATCATGTCGAAATCGAACTGGTCGAGGCGCTGCTTGTACTGGGCGCGGTCGACCGTGCGCAGCCTGGCGTCGATGCCAATGCTGGCGAGGTTCTCGACGTAGGGCTGAAGGATGCGTTCCAGGTTCGGGTTGACCAGCAGGATCTCCAGGCGCAACGGTTGCCCGATCGCGTTCTGCAGGCGCTGACCATTGAGTTTCCAGCCGGCCTCGGCAAGCAAGGCCAGGGCTTTGCGCATGGTTTCCCGGGGGATGCCGCGGCCCTGGGTCTGCGGCAGGCTGAACGGTTCGGTGAACAGCCTGGCGGGTAATTGTTCGCGATAGGGTTTGAGCATTAGCCATTCATGACCGACCGGCAGCCCCGAAGCGGTGAACTCGCTGTTGGGGTAGTAGCTCATGGCGCGCTTGTAGGCGCCGCTGAACAGCGTGCGGTTGGTCCATTCGAAGTCGAACATCAGCCCAAGTGCTTCACGCACCCTGGCCTCGGCGAATGTCGGACGGCGGCTATTCATGAACAGGCCCTGGGTCTGGGTCGGGATCTGGTGCGGGATCTGCGCCTTGATCACCTCGCCACGGCGGATCGCCGGGAAGTTGTAACCGGTGTCCCAATTCTTCGCCTGATGCTCGATATAAATGTCGAACTCGCCAGCCTTGAACGCTTCGAACGCCACGTCGCTG
The Pseudomonas sp. MYb327 DNA segment above includes these coding regions:
- a CDS encoding microcin C ABC transporter permease YejB; the protein is MLAYIFRRLLLIIPTLFGILLINFVIIQAAPGGPVEQMIAKLEGFEGATSRIAGGGAEVSVAGSAYRGAQGLDPALIKEIEHMYGFDKSAPERLWIMVKNYAALDFGDSFFRDAKVIDLIKEKMPVSISLGLWSTLIMYLVSIPLGIAKATRHGSHFDVWTSSAIIVGYAIPAFLFAILLIVVFAGGSYLDWFPLRGLTSNNFDELSMGGKILDYFWHLALPVTALVIGNFATMTLLTKNSFLDEINKQYVVTAKAKGLTNHRVLYGHVFRNAMLLVIAGFPSAFIGIFFTGSLLVEVIFSLDGLGLMSFEAAINRDYPVVFGTLFIFTLLGLVVKLIGDLTYTFVDPRIDFESREH
- a CDS encoding extracellular solute-binding protein, whose translation is MKPASALLLQASALLFAGLACAAPQHALTLYNEPPKYPADFKHFDYVNPDAPKGGKFRQAGFGGFDSLNPFISKGVAADDINLIYDTLAKQGLDEPFTEYGLVAGKIEKAPDNSWVRFYLRPEARFHDGHPIRAEDVVFSFQTLIKDGAPMFRGYYSDVEDVVAEDPLTVLFKFKHNNNRELPLILGQLPVLPKHWWASRDFNKGNLEIPLGSGPYKVAEVKAGRSVRYERVKDYWGKDLPVNRGFYNFDVMLTDYYRDNTVALEALKAGQFDYWLEMTAKNWANAYNIPAVTEGRLIKEQIPNGNPTGMQGFVFNLRRPVFQDVRVRQALTLLLDFEWTNKQLFNGAYARTRSYFENSEMAATGLPDADQLAILDPLRGKIPEQVFSEAFQNPMTDGSGMIRTQQRQAYQLLQEAGWRIVDDKMVDANGKPVTIEFLLAQTEFERVLLPFKRNLSDLGIDLVIRRVDVSQYVNRVRSRDFDMIVGSFPQSSSPGNEQREFWMTAAADKPGSRNSMGLKDPVVDQLVEQLINADSRKSLVAHARALDRVLQWGYYVIPNWHIKTWRVAYWNHIGHPEVSPKYDIGINTWWIKPDAKPAIEIETKLQVDPAGTE
- a CDS encoding extracellular solute-binding protein translates to MKRPLLLLVISLALSSTASATISESHGYAQFGTLKYPARFTHFDWVNPQAPKGGTLRVMAFGTFDTLNPYTFKGTSPVATPNFLQYGINELNEPLMVGTGQYAPSGDEPTSSYGLIAQSLEYSEDRSWVVFNLRPEARFHDGTPITAYDVAFSYRLLLKEGHPQYRTNLQEVSRVDILNPRRIRFVFKRAGNPLLILRLGELPVLPRHYWKGRDFKATTFEPPLGSGPYRITSVTPGRQIVFERVKDYWGKDLPVNRGKYNFDRMEVEFYRDSDVAFEAFKAGEFDIYIEHQAKNWDTGYNFPAIRRGEVIKAQIPHQIPTQTQGLFMNSRRPTFAEARVREALGLMFDFEWTNRTLFSGAYKRAMSYYPNSEFTASGLPVGHEWLMLKPYREQLPARLFTEPFSLPQTQGRGIPRETMRKALALLAEAGWKLNGQRLQNAIGQPLRLEILLVNPNLERILQPYVENLASIGIDARLRTVDRAQYKQRLDQFDFDMILMTLNQTLSPGLEQWQYFHSSQVGVKGSKNYAGIANPVVDHLLEQLLAAKSRDEQVAAGKALDRVLLWQHYIIPNWYLNYHRLAYRNRFAFVTTPPYTLGLSAWWLKSSEKDQ